TGATAGAGGTTGAATTGTTAATATTAAATAAGGAGAAGACTGCGGATGTTATTAGGATATATGTTAGTAAGGCGATTAGTGTTAGGGAGGGGGAGTATTGAAGGATTAGTACTATCCATCCGAGGTGGGCAATGGATGAGTAGGCCAGGATTTTTCGGAGTTGGTTTTGGTTTAAACCGCCTCAGCCCCCGATTAGTGTAGAGAGGATTGCTATGGTGGAGAGGATAAATGAGTTTTGTGAGGACATTTGTATTAGTAGGGCGAAGGGGGCAAGTTTTTGTCAAGTTGATAGGATTAGGCCGGTGGTTAAGTCAAGTCCTTGGAGGACTTCAGGCAATCAGGTGTGGAGAGGGGCTAGACCTACTTTTAGTGCGAGTGCTAAGGTAATAAGTGTTAATGGTAAGGGGTGGGAGATTTCGTTAATAGTCCACTGTCCTGTAAACCAGGCATTCATTGAACTGGCAAAAAGAATTACGGCTGCTGCAGTGGCTTGAGTGAGAAAGTATTTGGTTGAGGCTTCTACTGAGCGGGGGTGATGGTGTTGTGCTATTAAAGGGATGATGGCTAGTGTGTTAATCTCTAAGCCTATTCATGCTAGTAATCAGTGGGAACTTATGAATGTGATTGTGGTACCTAGTCCCAGCCCGAGAAGGAGGGTGGAAAGAATGTAGGGGTTCATTGGTGAGGGGAGGGTTGTAACCTACGTTTTTGGGGTATGGGCCCAAGAGCTTGTTTAGCTGACCTTACCGTTAGAAGGTGGTGTAATGAAGCACTGAGAGTTTTGATCTCTTTAGTGGAGGTTCGAATCCTCTTTTTCTAAGGAAATGGGAGGACTTTAACCTCCGTCTATTACTCTATCAAAGTAGTCCTTAATATTCGGGCACAGTTCCTATAATTGTGGCGGGAATCCTGCTATTGCAGTAGGAAGGGATAAGTGTCAGATAATTAGGGCGAGGGTTAGAGGTAAAAAATTTTTCCAGATAAGGTGTATTAATTGGTCGTAACGAAATCGGGGGTATGATGCTCGAATTCACAGGAATATCATAGAGagaattattgtttttaatattagGCTGGAGGAGGCTAGTAAATTAATAAAGGGGATAAGGGGTTGGCAGGCTCCAAGGAAAAGAATGGTTGATAAGGTATTTATTAGTAGGATGTTGGCGTATTCAGCGAGGAAAAATAGGGCGAATGGACCTCCTGCATATTCAACATTAAACCCGGAGACTAATTCTGATTCGCCCTCTGTTAGGTCGAAAGGTGCTCGGTTTGTTTCAGCTAAGGTTGAGATGTATCATATTGCTGCCAAGGGTCAGGCAGGGATTACTAATCAAACACTTTCTTGTGTTGTATTAAAGGTTTGTAGGGTGAAATTACCGGTGAAGATAATGCATGCTAATAGGATCAGACCAAGGCTAACTTCATATGAAATAGTTTGGGCTACGGCCCGAAGGGCCCCGATTAGTGcgtattttgaatttgatgctcAGCCTGAGCCGAGAATGGAGTACACAGCCAGGCTGGATAATGCTATAATGAATAGGATACTCAGGTTTAAGTTAACAACAGGATGGGGTATAGGGAGGGGAGCTCATAATGTGAGAGCTAAGGTGAGTGCAAGGATTGGGGTGACTAAGAAGAGGAGGGGTGAAGCAGTAGAGGGGCGGACGGGTTCTTTAATAAAGAGTTTTAGGCCGTCAGCGATTGGTTGTAATAGGCCGTAAGGCCCTACAATGTTGGGTCCTTTTCGAAGTTGCATGTATCCAAGAATTTTGCGTTCAAGTAAAGTTAGAAATGCAACAGCGAGGAGGATTGGTACAATGTAGATTAAGGGGTTGGCGATATGTGTAAGTAATGTATCTATCATAGTTGGGGAGAGGGGTTGAACCTCTGTCGAAAGGGCTTAGGCCTTTTGCATTGTCCGGACTCTGCCACACCAACAATCGTTATTTTCGATCCATAGGTATGCTCTGTTACCTAATTTAGTTGTTTCATTGGGTTAGAGCAGGGCTTATTTAAAACAGGGGCCCTTTCTTCTTGGTCCTTTCGTACAAAAGAAGAACATAGCATAGATAGAAACTGACCTGGATTACTCCGGTCTGAACTCAGATCGCGTAGGACTTTAATCGTTGAACAAACGAACCCTTAATAGCTGCTGCACCATTAGGATGTCCTGATCCAACATCGAGGTCGTAAACCCTCTTGTCGATAGGGACTCTTGAAGAGGATTGCGCTGTTATCCCCGGGGTAACTTGGTTCGTTGATCGGCTTGCCGGATCATATGGCCAAATATTTTGGTGCTTAGAGCTGGTGCTCTTGGCTAAAAGGGTTATTTTATTCTTCACGGGGGGTTTATTTTACCCCGCGGTCGCCCCAACCGAAGACATTCAGGagagttttgtttagtttgattCTTTATTAGGAGGTTATTAACACAAATCAGCTGCTTATCTAAAGCTCCACGGGGTCTTCTCGTCTTATGTTAGTATCCCCGCTTCTGCACGGGGAGATCAATTTCATTGACAAAGGAAAGGAGACAGTTAAGCCCTCGTTGTGCCGTTCATACAGGTCTCTATTTAAAAGACAAGTGATTGTGCTACCTTTGCACGGTCAAAATACCGCGGCCGTTGAACATAGTCACAGGGCAGGCGGGACCTCTTATATTTATTATGCAAGAGGCGATGTTTTTGGTAAACAGGCGAGGCTTAGTGGGTTTGCCGAGTTCCTTCTTTTCCTTTTGGTCTTTCCTTGAGGGCACTCCGGTGTAGGGTTAACGGGCTTGTTTTGGTGGGTTtccttgttttattgttttgcatTCCCCTCTGATTTGGGGGCCGTTAGTTTTCGGTGCGGGTTCGATCCGAGTTACACTTGTGGAAGGAGAGATTTTAGTTCTCTTATTACTCATATTAGCATTGTAGTTTCCAGGGGTGGTGGAATAGCCTGATATAGTTAGGGGTGTAAGAGGTTTTATCGGGATAAGGGGAGTGGTTGTGCTTGAGCTTTAACGCTTTCTTTAAAGGTGGCTGCTTTTAGGCCTACTAAGGCATATGGTTTTATTAGTATGATCTTTAGCCTCCTGAATGAAGTTGTATCTTGTGTCAAAAGGGCTGTACCTCTTTTGACTAACTCTAATTTCTCGTGTAGTCGTGAGTATGTGGTTTAGGGAGGGATTAGGCTGAACTTCTATCCATTTCTCAGGCAACCAGCTATAACTAAGTTCGGTTGGCTTGTCACCTCTACTCGGAGTTCTTCCCAGTCTTTTGCTACAGACATGGGTTGGCCCTATAGGCTGTCTCGGAGTAGCTCACTTAGTTTCGGGGGTTCAAACTTAAGTTCGCTTTGCTTGGTGGGTACTTGCTAAATCCTGATGCAAAAGGTACGAGGGGGTATCTCTGCTTTTAATAACTTGTTGGATTATTTCACTTCTTTTTCAGCGTTCCCTTACGGTACTTTATTTGTAGCTCTTGATTCCTTTTCTATCTCCTATACTTAGGGGGATAAATGGTTTATGGGGTGGGGTTAGGGTATTaaaatttattgatatttattgttAGAGAGAGGGAGTGGGCTAGCTTTTAGGTAATCAGATCAGTCCAACTTGCATGGACAATTTCTCAGTGTAGGGGAGATGCTTTACTATTTAGCTATGATCTGTATTCCAAGTACACCTTCCGGTACACTTACCATGTTACGACTTGCCTCCCCTTAAtgggtttttatgttttatttaatttgggtTATAAGGGTAGGGGAGAGTGACGGGCGGTGTGTGCGCGCTTCAGTGCCGTATTCAGAAGGACACTCTATTTCCTTCTTACTGCTAAATCCTCCTTCATATTTGTGTTTCAACAAATTTTTCGTTGTACGTTAAATTAACGAATGTAGCCCATTTCTTCCCTCTCATGTGCTACACCTTGACCTGACGTTTTGAGTTAAACTAGTTTTGCTCACTTTGGGTCCTTTGAAGGGTAAGCTGACGACGGCGGTATATAAGCGGATGGGGCGAGAGAGGGTGAGGTTTAACGAGGATTATCGGTTCTAGAACAGGCTCCTCTAGATGGGTATAAAGCACCGCCAAGTCCTTTGGGTTTTAAGCTGATGCTTGTAGTCCCCTGGCGGGTGAGAGTAAAATACATCAATGTTTACGGCTATGCATAATGGGGTATCTAATCCCAGTTTGTTCCATAGCTTTCGTGGAGTCAAAAGTTTAAAGTTACTTTCGTAAAGGGTTTCATATGTTCGTTTGCGTATAACGGCTTTGAAGATGTTTAACTTTAGTTTTCAATTTCTTAACCACCCTTTGTGCCGAAACCTATCAACTTGGGCCTCTCGTATAACCGCGGTGGCTGGCACGAGTTTTACCGGCCCTGTCAGCTTTAATTAAATCAAGTTTTCACTTATGGTTTAATGTTTATCACTGCTGAGTTCCCTTAGGGGTGTGGCTGAGCAAGGTGTTGTGGGCTACATTGTGTGCCTGATACCAGCTCCCAAACTGCAATAAGAAAGTTAGGGGCATTCTCACGGGTGTGCGGATACTtgcatgtgtaattttagctagAGGTGATGGTAAAATCAGGACTAAGTTTTTGTGCTTCCGGAATGTTTtaagattcattttaacatcttcagtgttatgttttatttaaactaCAATAGCATATTTAATTTGAGGCTGCATTGGTGAGGGGAATAGATGTGAATATTGAAAGGATGGTTTATTGTATACTAGTGGATAGATGGGGGGAATTATACGTAGATATGTGGTGTATGTTGCATGTATTACATGTCCTTAAGATATCATACATGTTATGGGCGTATCGCATATATACTATTTATGGTATGTACGTTAGGGATTATGTATGTTATTATCTCATGTATAAGCTTAATGTGTGTTATGCCTttcatattttgtatattttataagtacaatgtattttacatgtttatggccctaatatttaatatattatgtTTGTTACATATCTTATGTGTTACGGCCctctgtgtgttgtgtgtggtaGGTTATATGTTCTTGTATGATATGCACATATAAtagatacacacacatatatatacacacacatatttgtTATAAATATATGTGGTTCATTGTTTATTCTTTGCATTTTACAGGCTTTGTGTGTGCTACAAATTTTACATGTTTATAAACTccttacattttatacatttatacattttgcttgtgtatgtgttttatGTATTGTAAGCCCCTTATGTTTCACACATAATACTTTTCGTGTATTTTGTATGTATAGGAGGCCCCTCAATATGTTATATACTTGCGAGCAatataaatgtacaatataaaaGAATATATGAATTATGTTGTGAGAAGAAAGTTAGTGAGAAAAATTTTTCAGCTAAAGAGGTTTTAGAATGTTTTGTGTTGATCGAACATCATTCGTGTGGTGCAGTATAATActtgtaatgtttgtttgttgttcagGGAAATTAAAGGGGAACAAATAGTTTACTAAACGTTTGACGTTTGTTGCTGGCTTAGCAGTTTTAGGTCTTTGGCTTTGTTCAAGTGGTGGTGGATCGTAAATTTGTTCGTTTCGTTGTTCGTTCGTTGTTCGTTCGTTGTTTGTTCCAGTGCAAATTTAAAGGCTAACAAATAAAATTTGTTAAACGTTTCAGTCTGGGTTTTCCTGTTTCCGGGGGGTTTGCAGGAGTGTTAGTAACTCAGGACTGAAGGGGGGTAAGGGGGGTTTGACGACGCAAAAAACAGTGGGGGCAACCGAGAACGATCAAAAGTGGAAGGTAACATTATGCTCTTGATATTAAGTAATGTGGTTCTTATGTAATGTCTTTCCAACATGCAGTACATTACGCGCTGCAAGATAAATGTTCAACCGTGTTAGTTAATACCGTGCGCACTCTGAAATGTcaagtgaaaggaaaaaaaaaaaagaaccaaccGCCCCTGTGGAGTGAACGCCCGGCTTGGTGGGTAACGAGTCGTATGATTACCTCCATTAACTTATGTAAGCGTCGATGAAAGTGGGAGGAATAATATAAACCAATGTTCCTGAAGTAGGAGCCAAATGCCAGGAATAATTCACCTTTTAGGTAGCTACCCCCACAATAGAAGTTCCTGACCATCAATAATAATTAGCATTAAGGAATAAAGAGGTAGGTAGGTTCTTACTGCATCGGTTATTTAATTGGTTAGTTAATTGAGTCCTGTTCTATCATTGGTTCTCGAAATTAGAGGTAATTAGTCGATTGCCCAGTACTACTCCGACATTTACACAAAAACATAATATGGTTTATGTCCTGTTTTTAGCTATGTGTATTAGTTCTATGGTTCATATAAATTAATGGTTATAATACATATAATGACCTGAAAAATTACTTAATATAGTTAAAATAAATGagtgcatatatacatatatgcacTCAGAAAATATTTTAACGCAGAAATTTGGCTTTGGGAGCCAAAAGTGGGAGTTCAACCCTCCTTTTTCTGAGCACAAAGGAGGAATTTAACCTCCGCTTCCGGTTTACAACGCCGGCGTTCTGTTCTGAACTACAAGTGCAAGTTCATTTTATGATGCCGTTTTCTGTTCGGCCAATTATTGGGGTAAAGATAAGGAAAATAAGGAAATAGATTACGGAGGCTAATTGGCCGATAATAATGTAGGGGGGTTCTACAGGTATTCCTCCGATTCAGGTTAGGACAACAATATCTATAGTCAGGGCCCAGAATAGGAGTTGGCTGAGGGGGCGAAAAGTGAGTCCTCGTTGTTTTGAGGTGTGAAGGATGGGGACTGCCAGGAGAATAAGGATAGAGAGGAGAAGTGCTAGTACTCCCCCCAATTTGTTGGGGATGGAGCGTAAAATGGCGTAAGCGAATAGAAAGTATCATTCAGGTTTAATATGAGGGGGTGTAACGAGGGGGTTGGCAGGGGTAAAGTTATCCGGGTCTCCTAGGAGGTTAGGGAGGAAAAGGGCGAGGGAAATCAGAGTAAGAAGGAATAAAGCAAAGCCTAGTAAGTCTTTGTAGGAGAAATATGGGTGGAACGAGATTTTATCCGTGTTAGAGTTAAGTCCTGTGGGGTTGTTAGAGCCCGTTTCATGGAGAAATATAAGGTGAATTATGGTGGCGGCAGCAATGATGAAAGGGAGGAGGAAGTGGAATGTAAAAAATCGGTTAAGAGTAGCGTTGTCAACAGAAAACCCTCCTCAAACCCACTGGACAAGATTGTTGCCGATATAGGGCACAGCTGATATTAAGTTTGTGATTACGGTAGCGCCTCAGAAGGATATTTGTCCTCAGGGCAGGACGTAGCCGACAAAAGCGGTGGCTATGACAAGCAGAAGGAGGATTACGCCTATATTTcaggtttttttatttaaataagagCCGTAGTAAAGGCCTCGGGCAATGTGCAGGTAGATAGCAATGAAGAAGAAAGATGCGCCGTTGGCATGCATGCTTCGAATTAATCAGCCGTAATTTACGTTACGGCAAATGTGGGCAACTGAGGAGAATGCGGTGGTGATGTCTGAAGTGTAATGTATTGCTAGGAAGAGACCGGTCAGAATTTGTACTATTAAAGACAGGCCTAGAAGGGAGCCGAAGTTTCATCAGGCAGAGATATTTGAAGGGGTTGGCAGGTCAATGATGGTATCGTTAGCGATGTTAATAAGAGGGGGAGTTTTGCGTAGGCTGGCCATTAATTTGTTCCTGTAGTTGATCTACAACGGTGGTTTTTCAAGCCATTGGTCCTGGTTAAAATCCTGGTGGGAATAATGACTTATTTAATACTGTTATTACTAATTGGGCTGGTTTTGGGACTTGTAGCAGTTGCTTCCAATCCCTCACCTTATTTTGCTGCTTTAGGGCTGGTTGTGGTATCAGGCATGGGTTGTGGTGTTGTGGTTGTTTGTGGGGgttcatttttgtctttggtgttATTCCTAATTTATTTGGGAGGGATATTAGTAGTTTTTGCTTATTCTGCGGCTTTGGCTGTAGAGCCATATCCGGAGAGTTTTGGGGATTGGTCTGTGGCAATTTATGGTGGGTCTTATGTAGGAGGTGTGGGGGTAGCTTGTCTGTTTTTATGAGGGGGGTGATTTGAAGAGTCTTGAGTACCTGTGGGTGAGTTGTCTAGCTTGTCTGTGTTTCGGGGGGATATGTCAGGAGTTGCGATCATATACTCGCAGGGTGAGTGGATATTGGTTACTGCTGCATGGGTACTTTTGTTAACGTTGTTTGTTGTGTTGGAACTTACACGGGGGTTGGCTCGAGGGGCGTTACGAGTAGTTAGGTTAACATGCATAGTGTAAGAGTTAATGTTagtaaaaataacattaaaaaggtCTTAATTAGACCTTTTTGGGTATTACTTGTGGCGGTAATTATAGGGAGGTTAAGTGAGGTGATAGATTTTGGTcctgtttttttaagtcatattGAATCAATTGTTTTAAGAGCAATTTTTTGTCCGAAGATGAGGGATAATTTAGGAGAGGCGAGGTGAATAATTAAGGGGTAAAATCCGAGTATGTTGGAGAATGAGTGGGTAGAGCGTTTGGGATTTAAGGATGTTTGTTTGGAGGTAATAAGGGCTATTTCAAGGGCGATTAATAAGCCGGTCAAGGTAACTGTAAGTGCGGCGAGCTTAAGAGTAAGGGGTATGGTTATAACGGGGGATTTGGTTGGAGTTAGGTTAAATGCAATGATTAGCCCTGCAATTACACTTCCTCAGGCGAGTCGTTTAATGGATTTAATTAGTGAGTTATCATTTTCATTAATGGGGGATAAAGAGTTGAACCGGGGGTGATTCATTGTTACATAATAGATTATACGAAAGCTGTAAATGGCGGTGAATGAGGTTGCCAGAAGTGTTAATACGAGGGCTCAGGCGTTGAGGTAGGAAGTGTTGAGTGCTTCGATGATAGGATCTTTGGAGAAAAATCCGGTTAAAAAAGGGGTTCCTATTAAGGCAAGGCTCCCTAATGTGAGGCAAGAAGATGTGAAAGGTATAAGTTGGTGAGTTCCTCCTATTTTGCGGATGTCTTGTTCGTTGTTGAGGCTGTGGATAATGGAGCCAGAGGAGAGGAAAAGTATAGCTTTAAAGAATGCGTGAGTGCAAATATGGAGAAATGCTAGTTGAGGCATATTAAGTCCGATGGCAATTATTATTAGCCCTAATTGACTTGCTGTTGAGAATGCTACGATCTTTTTGATATCGTTTTGTGTGAGGGCGCAAATAGCGTTAAATAAGGTGGTGAGTGCGCCTAAACATAGACAGAGAGTGAGGATAAAGGGGTTGTTTTCTATTAAGGGGGCTAGACGGATTATTAGGAAAATTCCTGCAACAACTATTGTGCTGGAGTGCAGTAGGGCAGAAACGGGTGTGGGGCCTTCTATGGCTGAGGGGAGTCATGGGTGGAGTCCAAATTGGGCGGATTTTCCTGCTGCTGCCAAGATTAACCCTATAAGGGGGATGGTAAAGTCTTTTTCTTGGGGGGAGCTAAAGATGTTTTGTATTTCTCATGAGTTAAGGTTTATAGCAGTTCAtgctataaataaaattaatccgAGATCGCCGATTCGGTTGTAAAGCACTGCTTGGAGGGCTGCTGTGTTTGCGTCCGCTCGGCCGTACCATCATCCGATTAAAAGGAAGGATATTATTCCTACGCCCTCTCAGCCAATGAATAACTGGAAAATGTTATTAGCGGTTACTAGGATTATTATGGCAATAAGAAATGTGAGGAGGTATAAAGAAAATTTGTTTGCGTAAGGGTCTGAGTGCATATAGTAGGTGGTGAATTCTAGAATTGATCAAGTGATATATAGGGCTACAGAGGTGAAGATAATGGAATATAAGTCAAATTTAAAACTAATGTTGATGTTGAAGTTGGATGTGCATACTCATGATCAGGAGGTGGCGATAGTTTCGGTTCCTTCGTTAAGgaataaaaaaagagggaggAGGCTAATGAAAAACCctgttttaattagatttttaatGAAAGTAGGGGGCCAGTTGATTGGACGGGAGGTGGGGATAAGTGGTCAGACGAGGGGGGTTCAGAGGAGGGCAAGGATAATAATTAGGCTAGATGTTATTGTTAGGTGGGAGTTCACAGCCCTTGCTTGGATTTGCACCAAGATTTTTGATTCCTAAGACCAAGGGATCGTCTGTTATCCTTCAGGGGCGTAAGTAAGCCTTGGGGTTTAACCAAGGGGGCAAAGATTAGCAGTCTTTGTTGCCTTCGGGCCTTTCTTGGTGGATAAGAGGattttaacctttatttttaGAGCCACAGTCTAAGGTCTTGTTTAAACGATATCTACAAAAAGGGGTTCCTAGCAGGAGTTCGGGTTTGAAAGTGAGGAGGAGTAGTGGGACCAGATGTAGAGTTATAAGGAGATGTTCACGAGAGTGAGATGGCTCTAAAAAGATAAGGTGGTTAGTTAGTGAGCCTCGTTGGGTTGTTAAGAAGAGATAAAGTGAATATGCGGCTGTAATAATAGTTCCGGTGCCGGTTAGGGCGATAGTAAAAGGTGATCAATTAAATGTGGAAGAGATAATTGCTAATTCTCCTACAAGGTTGGGTAAGGGGGGTAAGGCAAGATTGGCTAAGCTGGCAATAAATCATCAGATAGTTATTAATGGGAGAATTATTTGCAAACCTCGGGCGAGTGTAAGTTCACGGCTGTGGGTTCGTTCATAATTGGTGTTAGCTAGGCAGAATAAGGCTGAGGAAGTTAAACCGTGGGCGATTATTAAAATTAGTGCCCCAGAATATCCCCAAGGGGATTGAATGAGGATTCCTGCTACTACTAGGCCTATATGGCTTACTGATGAGTATGCGATGAGGCATTTTAGGTCAGTTTGTCGTAGGCAGTTTGAGGCTGTCATAATAATTCCTCATAAAGCGAGGATCATAAATGGATAGGAAAGTTCTTTGGTGAGGGGTTCTAAGGTACTTATTAAGCGCATTATACCATATCCCCCCAATTTTAAGAGTACTGCAGCTAGAACTATGGAGCCTGCGATTGGTGCTTCTACGTGGGCTTTGGGGAGTCAAAGGTGGACACCGTAGAGAGGCATTTTTACTAAAAAGGCCAGGAGGCATCCGGCTCATCATAATTTAGACCCGTATGATAAGAGGTTAGTGGGGCTGTGGTATTGGATTGTTAAGAGAGAGAGGGTTCCAATGTTGTTTTGTAATAATAAAAGGGCAACTAGTAGTGGTAAGGATCCTATgagtgtgtaaaataaaaaatatgtgccTGCGTTTAGGCGTTCTGCTTGGTTTCCCCAAcgagtaataataaaaagagtAGGGATTAGTGTGGCTTCAAATGCGACATAAAACATAATTAATTCAGTGGCGCTAAAGGCCAAGATTAGAAGAATTTGTAATGTAATAAGTAGGGTGATGTATGTGCGTTGTTGGTTAATGAGGTATGTGGTTGTGTGGCAGAGTCCGGACGATATAAACCCAGCTTGAGCTGGTCCGGGGTGGACCAACTTGAGCCGGGTTTTTTTGGTGTGGCAGAGCTCGGACGGAATCAGTCCAGCTGGGGTTAATCCAGAGGTGGTTAGTCCGAGTTGGGTTAGTTTGGTTGGGTTCAATCCTGTGTGGATTAATCCCGACAAGATCATTAATGGTAGAAGTCAGCAAGAGAGGATTAGTAGGGGGGTGGATAGTGGGTCAGTGGCTAAAGTTGTGTTAAGGGAGGATCATCCAGTTTCTGATGGTCATTTCACTCATTGGAGGGTGGTTAGTGAAATAATAAGGCTGTGGGTTAGAGTTGATGTTTGTATTCATTTGGGAGGGGTGAGTCAGGTTGTGGGGATTAGTATGATTGTAGGGATTAGGATCTTTAACATTGTAAGATATTAAGGGCTTGAAGGCGATCGGTTCCGTGGGTTCGGGAGGTAGCTACAAGAAGGGCAAGCCCTGCGCTTGCTTCACAGGCTGAGAAAGCGAGGAGTAATATTGGCGAGGGGGAAAAATTAATGGAACTTAATTGTAAGGTTCATAATGAGAGAGCCATATACAGGGAAAGTATTATTCCTTCTAGGCAGAGGAGTGCGGATAATAAATGGGTTCGATGGAATGTTAGTCCTATTAGGCCGAGGATAAAGCTTGTTGAAAAGGCGAAATGTGTGGGTGTCATTAGGCAATCGTGGAGTTAAACCACGTTCTTTTGAGCCGAA
This Festucalex cinctus isolate MCC-2025b unplaced genomic scaffold, RoL_Fcin_1.0 HiC_scaffold_97, whole genome shotgun sequence DNA region includes the following protein-coding sequences:
- the LOC144011366 gene encoding LOW QUALITY PROTEIN: NADH-ubiquinone oxidoreductase chain 6-like (The sequence of the model RefSeq protein was modified relative to this genomic sequence to represent the inferred CDS: substituted 3 bases at 3 genomic stop codons) encodes the protein MTYLILLLLIGLVLGLVAVASNPSPYFAALGLVVVSGMGCGVVVVCGGSFLSLVLFLIYLGGILVVFAYSAALAVEPYPESFGDWSVAIYGGSYVGGVGVACLFLXGGXFEESXVPVGELSSLSVFRGDMSGVAIIYSQGEWILVTAAWVLLLTLFVVLELTRGLARGALRVVRLTCIV